In Thiovulum sp. ES, one DNA window encodes the following:
- a CDS encoding acetyl-CoA carboxylase, biotin carboxyl carrier protein (PFAM: Biotin-requiring enzyme~TIGRFAM: acetyl-CoA carboxylase, biotin carboxyl carrier protein), with product MKFDEIKELIKIFDDSGITEIDIKEGDFEILLKKGGSNTAVTEQVVEQVAVPQIPQPTAPKQVEHKSAVTMNSPMVGTFYSAPAPNAQPFVKAGDKVSKGQTIAILEAMKIMNEWESDFDCKIVKVLVEDGQPVEYGSPIFEVERI from the coding sequence ATGAAATTTGATGAAATTAAAGAGCTAATAAAAATTTTTGATGATAGTGGAATCACAGAAATTGACATTAAAGAGGGTGATTTTGAAATCCTTTTGAAAAAAGGCGGAAGTAATACAGCTGTTACAGAACAAGTTGTTGAGCAAGTCGCTGTTCCACAAATCCCGCAACCAACAGCACCAAAACAGGTTGAACATAAAAGTGCGGTAACTATGAATTCTCCGATGGTTGGAACTTTCTACTCTGCACCAGCTCCAAATGCACAACCATTTGTAAAAGCGGGAGACAAAGTTTCAAAAGGTCAAACAATTGCAATTTTAGAAGCAATGAAAATTATGAACGAATGGGAATCAGATTTTGATTGTAAAATCGTAAAAGTTCTTGTTGAAGATGGACAGCCTGTTGAGTATGGTTCTCCAATCTTTGAAGTTGAAAGAATTTGA
- a CDS encoding acetyl-CoA carboxylase, biotin carboxylase subunit (PFAM: Carbamoyl-phosphate synthase L chain, ATP binding domain; Biotin carboxylase C-terminal domain; Carbamoyl-phosphate synthase L chain, N-terminal domain~TIGRFAM: acetyl-CoA carboxylase, biotin carboxylase subunit), producing the protein MKKELKRILIANRGEIVTRAIRTIKEMGKEAIVVYSTADKEASYVKMADMAICIGSEKSADSYLNIPAIISAAEITEADAIFPGYGFLSENQSFAEICTHHDIKFIGPKPETMVMMSDKSKAKDVMKEAGVPVVQGSEGALKGVSDAKKTAKEIGYPVIVKASAGGGGRGMRVVERESDMEKLFLSAESEALNAFGDGTIYMEKYIKNPRHIEVQVVADSHGNVLHVGERDCSLQRRHQKLIEETPAMILNDEVRKRLHESAVRATRYIKYEGAGTFEYLVDADLNFYFMEMNTRLQVEHTVSEMVSDLDLIEQMIRVAEGETLPKQSEIELKGHSIECRITAEDPKNFMPSPGRIQKWIAPGGKDVRIDTHVHCDYVVPPHYDSMIGKLIVYAKDRNSAIAKMKRALSEFQVAGIKTTIDFHSEMMNNEDFINNNFDTKYLEKKM; encoded by the coding sequence ATGAAAAAAGAGTTAAAAAGAATTCTTATAGCAAATCGGGGTGAAATTGTTACTCGAGCTATCAGAACAATTAAGGAGATGGGGAAAGAGGCAATTGTTGTCTATTCCACAGCGGACAAAGAGGCATCGTATGTCAAAATGGCAGATATGGCAATTTGTATCGGTTCAGAAAAGAGTGCGGATAGCTATTTAAATATTCCTGCAATTATTTCGGCTGCTGAAATTACGGAAGCTGATGCAATTTTCCCTGGATACGGGTTTTTAAGCGAAAACCAATCTTTTGCGGAAATTTGCACACATCACGATATTAAATTTATTGGTCCAAAACCTGAAACAATGGTAATGATGAGCGATAAAAGTAAAGCAAAAGATGTGATGAAAGAGGCTGGAGTTCCTGTTGTTCAAGGTTCTGAAGGTGCTTTAAAAGGTGTTTCTGATGCTAAAAAAACAGCAAAAGAGATTGGATATCCTGTAATTGTAAAAGCTTCTGCTGGTGGTGGTGGTCGTGGAATGCGAGTTGTTGAGCGGGAATCCGATATGGAAAAACTATTTCTATCGGCTGAAAGTGAGGCACTGAATGCATTTGGTGATGGCACAATTTACATGGAAAAATATATCAAAAATCCGCGACACATTGAAGTTCAAGTTGTAGCAGATTCTCACGGAAATGTTTTACATGTTGGTGAAAGAGATTGTTCGCTACAAAGACGACACCAAAAACTTATTGAAGAGACTCCTGCGATGATTTTGAACGATGAGGTCAGAAAAAGACTTCACGAGTCGGCAGTTCGTGCAACTAGATATATAAAATATGAGGGTGCTGGAACTTTTGAGTATCTTGTTGATGCGGACTTGAATTTCTATTTCATGGAGATGAATACTCGGTTACAAGTTGAGCATACTGTTAGTGAAATGGTTAGTGATTTGGACCTCATCGAGCAAATGATACGAGTTGCTGAAGGTGAAACACTCCCAAAACAGAGTGAAATCGAATTAAAAGGTCATTCAATCGAGTGCCGAATTACTGCGGAAGATCCAAAAAATTTCATGCCTTCTCCAGGTCGAATTCAAAAATGGATTGCTCCAGGTGGAAAAGATGTCCGAATTGATACTCATGTTCATTGTGATTATGTTGTTCCTCCTCACTACGATTCAATGATTGGAAAACTTATCGTTTATGCAAAAGACCGAAACAGTGCAATTGCAAAAATGAAACGGGCTTTAAGCGAATTCCAAGTTGCGGGAATTAAAACAACAATTGATTTTCACAGCGAAATGATGAATAATGAAGATTTTATAAACAATAATTTCGATACAAAATATCTTGAAAAAAAGATGTAA
- a CDS encoding (E)-4-hydroxy-3-methyl-but-2-enyl pyrophosphate reductase (PFAM: LytB protein~TIGRFAM: (E)-4-hydroxy-3-methyl-but-2-enyl pyrophosphate reductase (IPP and DMAPP forming)) codes for MKIELAKQHGFCFGVKRAIKIAEEYQNSYTFGPLIHNNLEIERLKKSFNVGLKENIKNFSTGDKLIIRTHGIEKNNLQYLKDNEIEYVDATCPFVTKPQEIVRDMSRNGYEIVIFGDSSHPEIKGVMSYSDSKTHVILSCKELENIELSNKIALVAQTTRKFSSFLNIASYLIGRVKEVRVFNTICNATFENQISAKELSQKADIMIIIGGKNSSNTKQLVAICREECQTCFHIESEKELEESWFKNKKLCGITAGASTPDWIIEKVYTEIEKLK; via the coding sequence TTGAAAATAGAATTGGCAAAACAACACGGTTTCTGCTTTGGTGTTAAACGAGCAATAAAAATTGCAGAGGAGTATCAAAACTCCTACACTTTTGGCCCACTTATTCATAATAATTTGGAAATCGAGCGACTTAAAAAAAGCTTTAATGTTGGTTTAAAAGAGAATATAAAAAATTTTTCGACCGGCGATAAACTTATAATCAGAACTCATGGAATTGAAAAAAATAATTTACAATATCTGAAAGATAATGAAATTGAATATGTTGATGCGACTTGTCCTTTTGTAACAAAACCGCAAGAGATTGTTCGAGATATGAGTAGAAATGGATATGAGATTGTGATTTTTGGAGACTCTTCTCACCCTGAAATAAAGGGAGTTATGAGCTATTCTGATAGCAAAACTCATGTCATTTTAAGTTGCAAAGAGTTGGAAAATATTGAGTTGTCTAACAAAATTGCACTTGTTGCTCAAACAACTAGAAAATTTTCAAGCTTCCTAAATATAGCTTCTTATTTAATTGGGAGAGTGAAAGAAGTCCGAGTTTTTAACACGATTTGCAATGCGACTTTTGAAAATCAGATTTCTGCAAAAGAGCTTTCTCAAAAAGCAGATATTATGATAATTATTGGTGGAAAAAACTCTTCAAACACAAAACAGCTTGTAGCAATTTGTCGGGAAGAGTGCCAAACATGTTTTCATATTGAATCTGAAAAAGAGTTAGAAGAGAGTTGGTTTAAAAATAAAAAGTTGTGCGGAATTACGGCAGGAGCTTCAACTCCAGATTGGATTATTGAAAAAGTCTATACAGAAATAGAGAAGTTGAAATAG
- a CDS encoding thioredoxin (PFAM: Thioredoxin~TIGRFAM: thioredoxin) — translation MAKPLALTDATFTSTIAEGVTLVDFWAPWCGPCRMIAPIIEELAEEYDGKAKIAKVNTDEEQQTAIQFGIRSIPTLIIFKDGQAVDQIIGAVPKQVFSSKLEAVLNS, via the coding sequence ATGGCAAAACCTTTAGCATTAACTGATGCAACTTTTACTTCTACAATTGCAGAGGGTGTTACTCTTGTAGATTTCTGGGCTCCTTGGTGTGGACCTTGTAGAATGATCGCTCCAATCATTGAAGAACTTGCTGAAGAGTATGACGGAAAAGCAAAAATTGCTAAAGTAAATACTGACGAAGAGCAACAAACAGCTATCCAATTTGGAATCCGATCTATCCCAACTCTTATCATTTTCAAAGATGGTCAAGCAGTAGATCAAATTATTGGTGCTGTTCCTAAACAAGTTTTCAGTTCTAAATTAGAAGCTGTTTTAAACTCGTAG